A genomic region of Colletotrichum destructivum chromosome 1, complete sequence contains the following coding sequences:
- a CDS encoding Putative small ribosomal subunit protein uS9: MSSTQSVQCFGKKRTATAVAQCKAGKGLVKVNGKPLSLVQPEILRFKVYEPLLVLGLDKFANIDIRVRVTGGGHTSQIYAIRQAIAKSVVAYYQKFVDEHSKNMLKQALVQFDRTLLVADNRRCEPKKFGGKGARSRFQKSYR; encoded by the exons ATGTCGTCCACCCAGAGCGTGCAGTGCTTCGGCAAGAAGAGAaccgccaccgccgttgCCCAGTGCAAG GCTGGCAAGGGCCTCGTCAAGGTCAACGGCAAGCCTCTCTCGCTTGTCCAGCCCGAGATCCTCCGCTTCAAG GTCTACGAGcccctccttgtccttggccttgacaagttcgccaacatcgacATCCGCGTCCGCGTCACCGGTGGTGGTCACACTTCCCAGATCTACGCCATCCGTCAGGCTATCGCCAAGTCGGTTGTCGCCTACTACCAGAagttcgtcgacgagcactCGAAGAACATGCTCAAgcaggccctcgtccagTTCGACCGCAcccttctcgtcgccgacaaccGCCGGTGCGAGCCCAAGAAGTTCGGTGGTAAGGGTGCCCGCTCCAGATTCCAGAAGTCCTACCGTTAA
- a CDS encoding Putative DNA clamp superfamily protein: MAILNFTLSEDGVAALRDVLTCMNKFSDDVSLEAKKDKLILTALNQSKSAYSCFTFATNRFCSRYQFEGSAQYREKFYCTLHIRSLASIFRSRVGGDQQRDREKESTIDRCDVAIEDGPGVKSRLIVKLVFRNGVTSTHRLLFEVSVPVHAKFDRDEALHHWTIPSRTLRQLMEHFGPGVELLDINSDGEHVNFTCFTEKTTNGDEVLKKPLHTSIAIEVDEFEDIEVEDKLRIVISVKDFRAIIQHAGITGNHLSARYSSPARPIQFSYPGDGISCEFLLMTVGERGNPAQKTKKGKANAANVAPRQQLEAASRRQSAAPSEVPQPVEQPPAQSMPPPLPAASAAKSSVAARTSLFDLRPSQRPPPATMRSEGLFVDNDQEWEPVRDEEDEDAEESARLEWDHSNQPNASAMHLGRAVAEENGEYNPTPASSAGLEPTQRLSDVRRLGLFYQGP, translated from the exons ATGGCCATCCTCAACTTCACCCTCAgcgaggatggcgtcgcTGCCCTCCGTGATGTCCTGACCTGCATGAACAAGTTCAGCGACGACGTCtccctcgaggccaagaaagACAAG ttgattcttacgGCGCTCAACCAATCCAAATCGGCATACTCCTGCTTCACCTTCGCGACTAACCGCTTCTGCTCCCGCTACCAATTCGAGGGCAGCGCGCAGTACCGGGAAAAGTTCTACTGCACGCTCCACATACGT TCTCTTGCATCCATCTTCCGCAGCCGCGTCGGTGGCGATCAACAGCGTGACCGTGAGAAAGAGAGCACAATCGACCGCTGTGACGTCGCTATCGAGGACGGCCCAGGCGTCAAGAGTCGGCTGATTGTGAAACTCGTCTTCCGGAATG GTGTTACTTCCACACACCGACTGCTTTTTGAGGTCTCGGTGCCAGTCCACGCAAAGTTCGATCGTGACGAGGCGCTCCACCACTGGACTATCCCTTCAAGGACACTGAGGCAGCTGATGGAGCACTTTGGCCCTGGCGTTGAGCTGCTAGACATAAATTCAGACGGCGAGCACGTCAACTTCACATGCTTcacggagaagacgacgaatGGAGATG AGGTCCTCAAGAAACCGCTGCATACATCAATCGCTATTGAAGTGGACGAGTTCGAAGATATAGAAGTCGAAGACAAACTCCGCATCGTTATTAGCGTCAAGGATTTCCGCGCCATCATCCAGCACGCTGGCATCACCGGCAACCACCTCTCCGCCCGCTATTCCAGTCCCGCCCGCCCGATCCAGTTCTCGTAtcccggcgacggcatcaGCTGCGAGTTTCTGCTGATGACGGTTGGTGAGAGAGGAAACCCAGCCCAGAAGACGAAAAAGGGTAAGGCCAATGCTGCCAACGTCGCCCCGCGACAGCAGCTCGAGGCTGCGTCTAGAAGACAGAGCGCTGCGCCGTCCGAGGTACCGCAGCCTGTCGAGCAGCCGCCCGCCCAGAgcatgccgccgcctctgcccGCGGCATCTGCTGCCAAAAGTTCCGTTGCAGCGCGCACATCCTTGTTTGATTTGCGACCGTCTCAGCGTCCTCCCCCTGCAACTATGCGTTCCGAGGGCTTGTTCGTGGATAACGACCAGGAATGGGAACCCGTTagagacgaagaggacgaggatgcggaGGAGAGTGCCAGGCTGGAGTGGGATCACAGCAACCAACCC AATGCATCCGCCATGCACCTGGGCCGGGCCGTTGCCGAAGAGAATGGCGAATACAATCCAACACCCGCCAGCAGTGCAGGTTTGGAGCCGACACAGCGTCTTTCCGATGTCAGACGCCTCGGATTGTTTTACCAAGGTCCATGA
- a CDS encoding Putative alkaline phosphatase, alkaline-phosphatase-like, core domain superfamily, which produces MANIPAIPQSSSERTPLIPDRREAGDDDNAADTTSPPPGSSRLREIILFVWALLATAAVVVLAVWTQHRGQTRFDPPADAKRNLIFMVSDGMGPASLSLTRSFRQHVEGLPEGDVLTLDRHFWGSSRTRSSNSLVTDSAAGATAFSCGKKSYNGAISVLPDYEPCGTVLEAAKRAGFMTGLVVTTDITDATPACFASHVITRAMNDDIALQEVGDGPLGRVVDIMLGGGRCHFLPNGTEGSCRLDDTDVVARAQEKFGWTYAGDRKAFDALEGGEKVNFPTFGLFAPGDIPFEIDRRNMSDVYPSLSEMAATALRALEKATENSDQGFFLMIEGSRIDHAGHINDPAAQVREVLEYDKAFKLVSDFVKDSKTESLLVATSDHETGGLATALQEPGHLPVYNWYPKALAKATASAEHLSKKFIQHVASSRSQNKDELKAWVNKKLVVPGLGIEDAHPAELQALVDHPEASVLTFAAMISLRAHVGWSTHGHTALDVNVYSTGGDEAQKIRGNIENTEIGKFLRGYLNVDVDAITEELKEKMNKKQLGVMSVDMQQMPALAEDPNAWSQGQEYAHLSKAGAA; this is translated from the exons ATGGCTAACATCCCCGCGATTCCACAGTCCTCCTCCGAACGGACGCCCCTCATCCCCGACCGCCGCGAggccggtgacgacgacaatgCCGCGGACACTACCTCCCCGCCGCCTGGCTCCTCGCGGCTCCGCGAGATAATCCTCTTCGTCTGGGCTCTCCTCGCCACCGCTGCCGTTGTTGTCCTCGCCGTATGGACTCAACACCGCGGCCAGACACGCTTCGACCCCCCCGCTGACGCGAAGCGCAACCTGATCTTCATGGTCTCGGACGGCATGGGGCCCGCCTCGCTCTCCCTCACTCGCAGCTTCCGTCAGCACGTCGAGGGCCTTCCCGAGGGCGATGTCCTCACTCTCGACCGCCACTTCTGGGGTTCCAGCCGCACCCGCTCCTCGAACTCGCTCGTTACTgacagcgccgccggcgccaccgcctTCTCTTGCGGAAAGAAGAGCTACAATGGCGCCATTTCCGTACTCCCCGACTACGAGCCCTGCGGcaccgtcctcgaggccgccaagcgcGCCGGCTTCATGACGGGCTTGGTCGTCACCACCGACATTACCGACGCGACACCCGCCTGCTTCGCCAGCCACGTCATCACCCGGGCCATGAACGACGACATTGCCCTGCAGgaggttggcgatggccCGCTCGGCAGGGTCGTGGACATCATGCTTGGCGGCGGTCGCTGCCATTTCCTCCCCAACGGCACCGAGGGTAGCTGCAGGCTCGACGACACTGACGTCGTCGCCAGGGCTCAAGAGAAGTTTGGCTGGACCTATGCCGGCGACCGCAAGGCCTTTGACGctctcgagggcggcgagaaggtcaACTTCCCGACCTTCGGCCTGTTCGCCCCCGGCGACATCCCCTTCGAGATTGACCGCCGCAACATGAGCGATGTCTACCCCAGCCTGAGCGAGATggccgcgacggcgctgCGCGCTCTCGAGAAGGCGACGGAGAACAGCGACCAAGGCTTCTTCCTGATGATTGAGGGTAGCCGAATCGACCACGCCGGCCACATCAACGATCCCGCCGCCCAGGTTCGCGAGGTCCTCGAGTACGACAAGGCCTTCAAGCTCGTCTCGGACTTTGTCAAGGACAGCAAGACCGAGTCCCTCTTGGTGGCCACCAGCGACCACGAGACCGGCGGCCTCGCGACTGCCCTGC AAGAGCCCGGTCACCTGCCAGTCTACAACTGGTACCCCAAGGCGCTCGCAAAAgccaccgcctccgccgaACATCTCTCAAAGAAATTCATCCAGCACGTCGCCAGTAGCAGGTCCCAAAACAAGGACGAGCTCAAGGCCTGGGTCAACAAGAAGCTCGTTGTCCCTGGCCTGGGCATCGAGGACGCCCACCCGGCGGAGCTCCAGGCGCTCGTCGACCACCCCGAGGCCTCGGTCCTGACCTTTGCCGCCATGATCAGCCTCCGCGCGCACGTAGGTTGGAGCACCCACGGCCACACGGCGCTCGACGTCAACGTGTACagcaccggcggcgacgaggcccagAAGATCCGTGGCAACATCGAGAACACCGAGATTGGCAAGTTCCTGCGCGGGTACCTAAACGTCGACGTGGATGCCATCACGGAGGAGctgaaggagaagatgaacAAGAAGCAGCTGGGCGTCATGAGTGTGGACATGCAGCAGATGCCGGCCCTAGCTGAGGACCCTAACGCGTGGAGTCAGGGCCAAGAGTACGCTCACCTATCGAAGGCTGGCGCGGCCTGA
- a CDS encoding Putative prephenate dehydrogenase, 6-phosphogluconate dehydrogenase, NADP-binding protein: MSSSAPIQPQAAGGIPAEMENFVVGLIGMGDMGKMYAQRLSAAGWKIMACDQEEKYESLKEEFSGNNNIQICRNGHYVSRASDYIIYSVEAATIDRVIAQYGPSTKLGAIVGGQTSCKAPEIAAFERHLPTDVEIVSCHSLHGPNVDPRNQPLVIIAHRASAASVAKVETVLSVLGSKHVYLTALEHDRITADTQAVTHAAFLSMGKAWHANTQFPWEMSRYVGGVENVKINIMLRIYSQKWHVYAGLAILNPEARKQISQFARSVTDLYKLMLEGNAEALRARVLAAKEKVFGHEGSPKWADRPLLNPDLLERFSLGKKEDQTGPPRANNHLSLLAMVDCWAQLGIVPYDHMICSTPLFRLWLGVAEHLFRSRELLDDALRTAVEDHTYRSDDLEFTFAARGWAECVSLGHFETWKNRFETTQEFFQPRFKDAVAVGNAMMKAVLESTKD, translated from the exons ATGTCATCTTCTGCTCCCATCCAGCCacaggccgccggcggcatccccGCTGAAATGGAAAATTTCGTGGTCGGCCTGATTGGTATGGGGGATATGGGCAAGATGTACGCGCAGAGGCTCTCTGCCGCTGGATGGAA AATCATGGCGTGTGACCAGGAGGAAAAGTACGAGAGTCTGAAAGAAGAGTTCTCTGGAAAT AACAATATACAAATCTGCCGCAATGGCCACTACGTCTCTCGCGCCAGCGACTACATCATCTACAGCGTTGAAGCCGCCACCATTGACCGCGTGATCGCTCAATACGGCCCAT CAACCAAGCTCGGGGCCATAGTCGGCGGCCAAACCTCGTGCAAGGCCCCCGAGATCGCCGCCTTCGAGCGCCACCTCCCGACCGACGTCGAGATCGTCTCGTGCCACTCCCTCCACGGCCCCAATGTCGACCCGCGAAACCAGCcgctcgtcatcatcgcccaccgcgcgtcggccgcctccgtcgccaaggtcgagacCGTCCTCTCGGTCCTCGGCTCCAAGCACGTCTACCTCACGGCCCTAGAGCACGATCGCATCACGGCCGACACCCAGGCCGTCACGCACGCGGCATTCCTCTCCATGGGCAAGGCGTGGCACGCCAACACGCAGTTCCCGTGGGAGATGTCGCGctacgtcggcggcgtcgagaatGTCAAGATCAACATCATGCTTCGTATCTACTCGCAAAAGTGGCATGTctacgccggcctcgccatcctcaacCCGGAGGCCCGCAAGCAGATATCCCAGTTCGCCCGCTCTGTGACGGACCTCTACAAGCTCATGCTCGAGGGCAACGCCGAGGCCctgcgcgcgcgcgtgctcgcggccaaggagaaggtcTTTGGCCACGAGGGCAGCCCCAAGTGGGCGGACCGGCCGCTCCTCAACCCGGACCTGCTCGAGCGCTTCTCCctcggcaagaaggaggaccAGACGGGCCCGCCGCGCGCCAACAACCACCTGAGCTTGCTGGCCATGGTCGACTGCTGGGCGCAGCTGGGAATCGTGCCGTACGACCACATGatctgctcgacgccgctgtTCCGCCTGtggctcggcgtcgccgagcacCTGTTCCGCAGCcgcgagctgctcgacgacgcgctgcggaccgccgtcgaggaccaCACGTACCGATccgacgacctcgagttCACGTTCGCGGCGCGGGGCTGGGCCGAGTGCGTCTCGCTGGGCCACTTCGAGACGTGGAAGAACCGGTTCGAGACGACGCAGGAGTTCTTCCAGCCGCGcttcaaggacgccgtcgccgtgggCAACGCCATGATGAAGGCCGTGCTGGAGAGTACCAAGGATTGA
- a CDS encoding Putative winged helix-like DNA-binding domain superfamily, Snf8/Vps36 family encodes MSRKGVGLAAFDRSRLTSAQYASHGSNLRNTNAQALETQLSVFRSLLQQFAQTHAKDIRSNPSFRAQFARMCSAIGVDPLASSSSSSSGGAGGSSSIWAQLLGRSVNDFYFELAVRVVEVCSATRDENGGLIGVREVRERIMKGRMEGASEVTEDDVLRAVGTLKPLGSSHSVIKVGSKSYIRSVPKELNTDQSAVLEAVQVLGYVSISMLMVNLRWPRARAQTALEDLLGEGMLWVDKQCPESEYWSPGFMVDTGEASAGE; translated from the coding sequence ATGTCCCGTAAAGGGGTCGGCCTTGCGGCCTTCGACCGCTCCCGCCTCACCTCGGCGCAATACGCCTCCCACGGTTCCAACCTGCGCAACACCAACGCCCAGGCCCTCGAGACCCAGCTCTCTGTCTTCCgctccctcctccagcagTTCGCGCAGACCCACGCAAAGGACATCCGCTCGAACCCGTCCTTCCGAGCCCAGTTCGCCCGTATGTGCTCTGCCATCGGCGTTGACCCTctcgcgtcctcgtcgtcctcgtcgtccggcggcgccggcggctctTCCTCGATTTGGGCGCAGCTGCTGGGCCGGTCGGTCAACGACTTCTACTTTGAGCTGGCGGTGCGCGTGGTCGAAGTGTGCAGCGCGACGcgcgacgagaacggcggGCTGATCGGCGTGCGCGAGGTGCGGGAGCGGATCATGAAGGGGCGCATGGAGGGTGCGAGCGAGGTGACGGAGGACGATGTGCTGAGGGCCGTCGGCACGCTGAAGCCGCTGGGCAGCTCGCACAGTGTCATTAAGGTTGGCAGCAAGTCGTACATCCGGAGCGTACCGAAGGAGCTCAACACAGATCAGAGCGCCGTGCTGGAGGCCGTTCAGGTGCTGGGATACGTGAGCATCTCGATGCTGATGGTCAACTTGCGATGGCCCAGGGCGCGCGCCCAGACGGCGTTGGAAGATCTGCTCGGCGAGGGTATGTTGTGGGTGGACAAGCAGTGCCCGGAATCCGAGTACTGGAGCCCCGGATTCATGGTGGACACTGGCGAAGCGTCGGCTGGGGAGTGA
- a CDS encoding Putative leucine-rich repeat domain superfamily encodes MESMQNQPAGFPGAAVQLDVWDLVFGQLAAMEYYETLASCAQLNSVLSYLALGHLYRDQFCPPPGMGSKAAKNIWASVQSSAGNTHPAGQSYLSHIRHLDFLNFISIDACREVPDEGFVAHVTNQLANLNLGLADDPTDGPDIVATDQVSARHPNLENVVRPLLENLCKTARERELHVLLRSLTLDRWANAMPQIQDFRQLESLSLVFIEGLNAQAAQVVTSSLPNLRHITVVQASVPHTPDLASFLSNLKPDQLQSFSCSLNRVQVPVLNAISQQTSLRKLSLQFFNYPPVDMHVLFKLTKLTSLTLGFNFHATARPQAKFERWAETYRTHFAKWLTSCNDLRSLHLFRLPELVPAAADALPDLHLDGLHLFSTGHHSDLYEALATQQLEYLFLAEPSNDNATLEPWERRELVVKAVVAMPSLRDLRLHTLFSLTCEELTRIAEGVPNLKTISYVAPRREHPTHALKALKSFQHLTSLTVLGRTGFSSLSIYCWILETECHMRPGGFSLTLPSQDRKEWFWNFRGPQGLLGNSDTEAMMKMLSFVAVYDKERDGDLGDEGFLGNEYEFEEERMFVQLWEDIRGPAEALQLLRGTGPYSPFRPLTGHLGGVIARNLW; translated from the exons ATGGAATCCATGCAGAATCAGCCGGCCGGTTTTCCCGGGGCTGCCGTCCAGCTAGACGTTTGGGACCTCGTATTTGGTCAGCTTGCTGCCATGGAATACTACGAGACGCTGGCTAGCTGTGCCCAGTTGAACAGTGTGTTGTCCTATCTAGCTCTTGGACACCTTTACAG AGATCAGTTCTGCCCTCCACCAGGCATGGGCTCaaaggccgccaagaacaTCTGGGCCTCAGTGCAGAGTTCAGCGGGGAACACTCATCCAGCTGGGCAATCATATCTCAGTCATATTCGTCACTTAGACTTCCTCAACTTCATCTCCATCGATGCGTGCAGAGAGGTGCCGGATGAGGGCTTCGTAGCCCATGTTACGAATCAGTTGGCCAACCTAAACCTTGGTCTTGCAGATGATCCCACAGACGGTCCGGACATCGTTGCTACGGACCAGGTAAGTGCTCGGCATCCGAATTTGGAAAACGTTGTCCGCCCTCTCCTCGAGAACCTCTGCAAAACAGCACGGGAACGAGAGCTGCACGTCTTGCTGAGGAGCTTGACGCTCGACAGATGGGCGAACGCAATGCCTCAGATTCAGGACTTTCGGCAGCTGGAAAGCCTCTCGTTGGTCTTCATAGAGGGCCTGAACGCTCAGGCGGCCCAAGTTGTCACGTCCTCTCTCCCGAATCTGAGACACATCACAGTGGTGCAGGCCAGCGTGCCCCATACGCCCGATCTCGCCTCGTTCCTCTCTAACCTGAAGCCAGACCAGTTGCAGTCTTTCAGTTGCTCCCTTAACAGGGTCCAGGTACCGGTCTTGAACGCCATCTCGCAGCAGACCTCCCTCCGGAAGCTAAGTCTGCAATTTTTCAACTACCCACCGGTGGATATGCACGTCTTGTTCAAGCTCACGAAGCTCACATCGCTGACTCTCGGTTTCAATTTCCATGCTACCGCTCGGCCACAAGCCAAATTCGAAAGGTGGGCAGAAACCTACCGGACACACTTTGCCAAGTGGCTCACGTCTTGCAATGACCTCCGAAGCCTACACCTCTTTCGCTTGCCGGAGCTTGTTCCCGCAGCAGCGGATGCGTTGCCAGACCTGCATCTCGACGGGCTGCACCTGTTCTCTACGGGGCATCACTCAGACCTGTACGAAGCACTCGCTACGCAGCAGCTCGAGTATCTCTTTCTGGCCGAACCTTCAAACGACAATGCCACGCTGGAGCCGTGGGAGCGtcgcgagctcgtcgtcaaggctGTGGTGGCCATGCCGTCCCTTCGCGACTTGAGGCTGCATACATTGTTCTCTTTGACTTGTGAGGAGCTCACCCGAATTGCAGAAGGCGTACCAAACCTCAAAACCATCTCTTACGTCGCCCCCCGACGTGAGCATCCCACCCATGCGTTGAAGGCCTTGAAGTCTTTCCAACACCTCACCAGCCTCACGGTACTCGGCCGGACCGGCTTTTCGTCACTTTCGATATATTGTTGGATCCTAGAAACAGAGTGCCACATGCGCCCCGGCGGGTTTTCGCTGACCTTGCCATCCCAGGACCGCAAAGAGTGGTTTTGGAACTTCCGTGGACCTCAGGGACTCCTCGGCAACTCGGACACGGAGGCAATGATGAAAATGCTAAGTTTCGTGGCAGTGTATGACAAAGAGCGGGACGGTGACCTTGGCGATGAGGGGTTTCTGGGCAACGAGTACGAATTCGAAGAGGAGCGCATGTTTGTCCAACTCTGGGAGGACATCAGGGGCCCTGCGGAAGCGTTGCAGCTGCTGAGAGGCACAGGGCCTTATTCACCGTTCCGTCCGTTGACGGGACACTTGGGTGGGGTCATTGCCAGGAACTTATGGTAG
- a CDS encoding Putative extracellular membrane protein, CFEM, with protein sequence MAAAARFFALLICFFGTSAVVAAANLSYQGIPSCAVNCILQEIGHSDCAITNQTCICHDDVLAGYVQTCVQASCTVREMLAARNQSLAACGVPVSEHDETVRWFRPTIFALPTFFLFVRVVNKYMKLSSWGWDDTTIMIAYAFIVAFLPAAYIAERTGAGRDIWTLTPEQITEFLFVFLIFSTLYMTSLAFIKSSILFLYLRIFPDENFRRVLWGTQLFNLLIWITFVTGTFAACQPLNFFWNGWKREMTGKCFNLNAFAMCHGVLNVALDAWMLVLPATQIYGLRMKLKTKVGVMLMFGVGIFLTAVSAYRIKTLLSFATSYNITADSFQGSVWSSVELCVGAFVACLPSTRQVWRVLFPKILEVTHISTRSSPSSKGSNAISQASRTLSGAHDQPRMASYEESSIAHLVGDFNKIDLNNLPDTSSTEATHPRTPKNRIETKGEPGSGSSRGS encoded by the exons atggccgccgccgcgcgaTTCTTTGCCTTGCTCATTTGCTTCTTTGGGACGAGCGCTGTCGTTGCCGCGGCAAATTTGTCGTATCAGGGCATCCCAAGCTGTGCC GTCAACTGTATCCTCCAGGAGATCGGCCATAGCGATTGCGCCATTACGAACCAAACATGCATCTGCCACGACGATGTGCTGGCTGGCTACGTACAAACATGCGTTCAGGCCAGCTGCACAGTCAGAGAAATGCTGG CGGCCCGAAACCAGTCATTAGCTGCCTGCGGAGTGCCCGTATCTGAGCACGATGAAACTGTGAGATGGTTCCGACCGACCATTTTTGCCCTCCCaaccttcttcctcttcgtccgGGTTGTCAACAAGTATATGAAGCTATCAAGTTGGGGCTGGGACGACACAACCATTATGATTGCATAT GCTTTCATAGTAGCCTTTCTGCCAGCGGCCTATATCG CCGAAAGAACGGGTGCAGGGAGGGACATTTGGACCCTTACTCCTGAACAAATCACCGAGTTTCTTTTC GTGTTTCTTATATTTAGCACGCTGTACATGACCTCTCTGGCCTTCATAAAGTCTTCGATCCTGTTTCTCTACCTACGCATCTTCCCTGATGAAAATTTCAGGAGGGTCTTGTGGGGTACGCAGCTGTTCAATCTCCTGATATGGATTACGTTCGTCACGGGCACATTCGCCGCCTGTCAGCCCCTGAACTTCTTTTGGAACGGatggaagagagagatgacGGGCAAGTGCTTCAACCTGAACGCTTTTGCCATGTGTCATGGTGTTCTCAACGTTGCATTGGATGCCTGGATGCTCGTACTGCCGGCCACTCAAATTTATGGGTTGAGAATGAAGCTCAAGACGAAGGTTGGCGTAATGCTGATGTTCGGCGTTGGCATATT CCTCACAGCAGTCAGTGCCTACCGTATCAAGACACTTCTCTCGTTTGCGACATCATACAACATCACAG CCGACTCGTTTCAGGGTTCCGTCTGGTCCTCGGTCGAGCTCTGCGTAGGGGCTTTTGTCGCCTGTCTCCCGAGCACACGCCAAGTCTGGAGAGTATTATTTCCCAAGATCCTCGAAGTGACACACATCTCTACGAGATCGTCCCCATCAAGCAAGGGTTCCAACGCCATCAGCCAAGCCTCAAGAACATTGTCAGGCGCTCATGATCAGCCACGCATGGCTTCTTATGAAGAGTCGTCAATAGCGCATCTGGTCGGAGATTTCAACAAAATCGACCTCAACAACCTTCCCGACACGAGCTCGACGGAAGCTACGCACCCACGGACGCCGAAGAACCGAATTGAGACCAAAGGGGAACCCGGTTCGGGCAGCTCCAGGGGCAGCTGA
- a CDS encoding Putative regulator of chromosome condensation 1/beta-lactamase-inhibitor protein II, with protein sequence MSVLFAIGSNGSGQLGIGHKEDVSVPKQVIFFPEDPDSPVVKMAAGGNHTLLLTRSGELYWGGDPTSGACGLTSAAKTDEPVFQRVQLSKEGREGASGTTALIAATWEASFVVQKDDEGKRTKVYSFGAGQKGELGHGELLVRSPSATLVKEFPPAGTEVVDLAACMGHAVAVLSNGDVYAWGNLRKGQGGSPDTVVYLPRKIESVDFKVVRAVCGKDFTCLFGASESGKLLVLGSDKWHIKSTAPESVPEWTDVGASWGNIYVLKKDGELLAWGRDDHGQLPPPNLPTLSRLAVGSEHVIAFTEKGDVLAWGWGEHGNCGPQVVNNDVKGRWNVIASSKFIPPGSQIAGIGAGCATSWVTILTG encoded by the coding sequence ATGTCGGTTCTTTTCGCGATCGGCTCCAACGGTTCCGGCCAGCTTGGCATTGGGCACAAGGAAGATGTCTCCGTTCCCAAGCAGGTCATCTTCTTCCCGGAAGACCCCGACTCCCCCGTAGTcaagatggcggcgggcggaaACCACACGCTGCTCCTCACACGGTCCGGAGAGCTCTACTGGGGTGGAGACCCCACGAGCGGAGCCTGTGGTCTGACATCCGCCGCAAAGACTGACGAGCCGGTCTTCCAGAGAGTCCAGCTCAGCAAGGAGGGGCGAGAGGGCGCCTCGGGCACGACAGCTTTGATCGCCGCGACCTGGGAGGCTTCGTTTGTCGTTCagaaggacgacgaggggaagaggacaaAGGTGTACAGCTTCGGCGCAGGGCAAAAGGGCGAGCTGGGTCACGGCGAGCTGCTTGTCCGTTCGCCGTCTGCCACCCTCGTCAAGGAATTCCCTCCGGCTGGAACTGAGGTTGTGGATTTGGCTGCGTGTATGGGTCACGCTGTGGCGGTTCTGAGCAACGGTGACGTCTATGCGTGGGGCAATCTTCGAAAGGGTCAGGGTGGAAGCCCCGACACCGTCGTCTACTTGCCAAGAAAGATCGAAAGCGTCGACTTCAAAGTTGTCAGGGCCGTCTGTGGGAAGGACTTCACGTGTCTGTTTGGAGCTTCAGAATCCGGCAAGCTACTGGTTTTGGGATCCGACAAGTGGCACATCAAATCCACCGCCCCAGAGTCGGTGCCCGAGTGGACGGATGTCGGCGCCAGCTGGGGCAACATTTACGTCCTGAAGAAGGATGGTGAGCTTCTGGCTTGGGGGAGAGACGACCATGGACAGCTACCGCCTCCGAATCTACCCACGTTGTCCAGGCTCGCCGTTGGCAGCGAGCACGTCATTGCGTTCACAGAAAAGGGCGACGTGCTAGCCTGGGGATGGGGCGAGCACGGCAATTGCGGTCCGCAGGTTGTGAACAACGACGTCAAGGGACGGTGGAATGTCATCGCATCATCAAAATTCATTCCGCCTGGTTCTCAGATCGCGGGTATCGGCGCGGGTTGCGCCACTAGCTGGGTGACTATCCTCACCGGTTGA